The sequence below is a genomic window from Sorangiineae bacterium MSr12523.
GCGCACCCCTCCGCCCGGGGTGGCGCCGTGCAGCTACGGAACCGCGCGAACCTGGGCGACCGACACCACCTGCTTCGCGCGCTGGTCGACCCGCGGACAACCGAGGCCGCAAGTCTTCTTCCGCGATCGGTCCACCGCGGCATGGCCGGTGGGGCGTGCGGTCGCGAAGTGGAACGAGGCATCGGGAATCAATTCGCGCTACTTCGCTTTTTCCCAAGGATGTCCCGCCGGCGGCCACTGCGTCATCATCTACAACGCCGCTTATGGTGCAACGGGATGGACGGGCATGACGACGCGAACCCTGAATGCCGCGCAGACCTATATCGCGGGTGCGTACATCCAGTTGAACGAGAGCTACGCCGGCACGACGGCCCAGCGATGGAACACGGCCTGCCACGAAATCGGGCACGTGCTCGGTCTCGACCACAATACATCGACGAACAGTTGCCTGTACGGGAGCCGCACGTCGGTCACCGCACCGAGTAGCCAGGACTTCACATTGCTGGAGCGATATTACTGACATCGACGAGGGCGGCGTCGCCTCGCCTCGCCGCCCCTTTACACGAACCACCACGCCCAGGCGATGAACAACAATTGAAAAGGAAGGCGCTGCCACAAGAGATACGTCGGTATCGGGCGCTTCGGATCCAACGAAATGCGGTTGACCGCCATGTTGACGTTGGCCGGAAACACGGCCACATAAAGCGCAATGAGTCCCCAGGCGGCCAGCCGTTGCGTGACGGGAAGCAGCAACCCGACGCCGCCGGCAATCTCGAAAAAGCCGGATCCATACACTGTATCTTACCATGTTCTCCTGGCTCGGAAACGACTCCGTTCTCGTTTCGTATCGCGCTGTGAAACGTTTCCTCATTCTCATGATGCTGCTCTCGTGCAATTCGATGGCAAGCTTCCATCGAACGAGGAGGAGGCGCGTGCATTCGCCAATGCGCGGTGTGGCTGGCAAATGTCGGTTTGGCGCTGACGAGCAGCGCCCTTGCCAGCCGGCTCGGGCGCCTGTACCCCTGCCACGAGACGCAGGCCCTCAGTGCGCCATGGCGGGACCGTGACCGGGCGGGTTCGCTTTGAGTAACAAGGTGAGCGGCACAATGCACGCGGCTGCAAAGGCCAGTATCAGAATGACATCGACGTAGGACAGCACCGTCGCATGGCGGATTAGCTCCGAGTAGATCTGCCCCTGAGCGCCCAGCGTCGCATCGGGAAGCGAAGCGCCTTCCGCCATCTTGTTTCGAACCAGGGAGTCCATCAACGCACGATATGGCTCGTCGAACGGCGTAGCGTGCCCTACCAGGTAGGTCTGATGGACTTGCGACTGCCGCGCAATGTACGTCGTGATGAACGATATGCCCACGCTGCCACCCACGTTGCGTGAGAGGTTCAGCATGCCGCTCACGTCGTTGTTCTTTTCCTTCGGCACGCCGACGTACGCGGCGGTGTTGATGGGAATGAAGAGGAAGGCCATTCCCGCCGATTGGTAAATACGCCACACCGTGGCAGTGCGGAAGTCGAGATCCAGGTTGATCTGGCTCATGCGCTCGAGCGCAAGCCACGTCACCACGAATCCGAACGCGACCAGCCAGCGGGCCGGCACGTGGGACACGAGAAAGCCAATCAACGGCATGAACAAGATGATGCTCATCGCCCCCGGCGAGAGCGTCATGCCCGCCTTCTGGGCCGAATAGCCCATCAACGTCTGCAAGAACTGTGGAAGCAAAACCGTAGTCCCGAAGAGAATGACGCCGAGAAAGAAAATCAGCAGATTCGATATGGCGAAGTTGCGATTCTTGAACAGGCGCAAGTCCACCACCGGGTGTTTTTGAACGAGCTCCCACACCACGAACGCCACGAGCGACACCGCGGATGCCATCGCGAAGAAGGTAATGAACGACGAGGAAAACCAGTCTTCCTGCTGGCCCTTGTCCAAGACGACCTCGAGCGAGCCAAGGCCGATCGCGACCAGGCCCAGACCCACGAAGTCGATGGGCCTTCTTCGCGAGCGTTCTTCGGCGAGCCACGGCGGATCGCGCACCACGCGATGGGTGAGCACGAGCGACAGAATTCCAACCGGCACATTGATGAAGAAGATCCAGCGCCAACCAATGTTGTCGGTGATGTAGCCGCCGAGCGTCGGGCCCACGGCGGGCGCGAGAACGACGGCCATGCCGTAGACGGCGAAGGCCATTCCGCGCCGCTTCGGTTCGAAGGTATCGGCGAGGATCGACTGCTCGCTGGGCGCAA
It includes:
- a CDS encoding DHA2 family efflux MFS transporter permease subunit; translation: MSATPEEAGGFHPGHNPWGIALTVTLATFMEVLDTSIANVALPHVAGGLSATNEESTWVLTSYLVSNAIVLPISGWLASRIGRKRFYMICVTLFTVSSFLCGMAPSLGMLIFFRVLQGLGGGGLAPSEQSILADTFEPKRRGMAFAVYGMAVVLAPAVGPTLGGYITDNIGWRWIFFINVPVGILSLVLTHRVVRDPPWLAEERSRRRPIDFVGLGLVAIGLGSLEVVLDKGQQEDWFSSSFITFFAMASAVSLVAFVVWELVQKHPVVDLRLFKNRNFAISNLLIFFLGVILFGTTVLLPQFLQTLMGYSAQKAGMTLSPGAMSIILFMPLIGFLVSHVPARWLVAFGFVVTWLALERMSQINLDLDFRTATVWRIYQSAGMAFLFIPINTAAYVGVPKEKNNDVSGMLNLSRNVGGSVGISFITTYIARQSQVHQTYLVGHATPFDEPYRALMDSLVRNKMAEGASLPDATLGAQGQIYSELIRHATVLSYVDVILILAFAAACIVPLTLLLKANPPGHGPAMAH